Proteins encoded in a region of the Rickettsia bellii RML369-C genome:
- a CDS encoding lytic transglycosylase domain-containing protein yields the protein MFVKLLIFTIPYIFFSSIAIADPEIAESLKCSKLFPYFEKKFNIPSNTLHSIALKESGKKHKTRNLRVVWPWTVNVEGKGYYFNTKREAVNFVRKEIIRGRESIDVGCMQINLRHHLGAFNSLDQAFEPNNNIRYGAEFLRSKYDQLKNWHKAIAHYHSATHSLGFKYKQDVVKIASNMALYKASLHGYLNNSEDILVNKAVVSNNKVQKKPFFTSNKRYKSSIMVPIPVKIN from the coding sequence ATGTTTGTTAAGCTATTGATCTTCACAATTCCTTATATCTTCTTTTCATCAATAGCTATTGCTGATCCTGAAATAGCTGAGTCTTTAAAATGTTCCAAACTTTTCCCTTATTTTGAAAAAAAATTTAATATCCCGTCTAACACGCTTCATTCAATTGCTTTAAAAGAGTCAGGTAAAAAACATAAAACTCGTAACCTAAGAGTAGTATGGCCTTGGACTGTTAATGTTGAGGGTAAAGGTTATTACTTTAATACTAAAAGAGAGGCAGTAAATTTTGTAAGAAAAGAAATTATAAGAGGACGTGAAAGCATCGATGTTGGCTGTATGCAGATTAACTTAAGGCATCATTTAGGGGCTTTTAACTCTCTTGACCAAGCGTTTGAGCCAAATAATAATATTCGTTATGGTGCAGAATTTCTACGTTCAAAGTATGATCAGCTTAAGAACTGGCATAAAGCTATAGCCCATTATCATTCAGCTACTCATTCTTTGGGTTTTAAATATAAACAGGATGTAGTAAAAATAGCAAGTAATATGGCACTTTATAAAGCATCATTGCATGGTTACTTAAATAATAGTGAGGATATTTTAGTAAATAAGGCTGTAGTCAGTAATAATAAAGTTCAGAAAAAGCCATTTTTTACTAGTAATAAAAGATATAAAAGTAGTATTATGGTCCCGATCCCAGTTAAAATTAACTAA
- a CDS encoding DUF2532 domain-containing protein — MNIKSIICFVILVSAVKINADFNYIQVTETTQDIVIEQETIKLPWSDCTEIHKLFERKFSFSEKQVKKENKIYEEYRKFYLDHNNPSNFSMQFSERKTDAQRVETLISGFLKFCEDNFQTSNIKPNSLNYQIKKQQEQLYNNIRSENYRIYYKQRYYNNAVLPSHNK; from the coding sequence ATGAATATTAAATCCATAATATGTTTTGTAATATTAGTAAGTGCAGTAAAAATTAATGCCGATTTTAACTATATTCAAGTTACAGAAACTACTCAAGATATAGTAATAGAGCAAGAAACTATAAAATTGCCCTGGAGTGATTGCACCGAAATACATAAATTATTTGAAAGAAAATTTTCTTTTTCAGAAAAACAGGTTAAAAAAGAAAATAAAATTTATGAAGAATATAGAAAATTTTATTTAGATCATAATAACCCTAGCAATTTTTCTATGCAATTTAGTGAAAGAAAAACCGACGCTCAAAGAGTAGAAACATTAATATCAGGTTTTTTAAAATTCTGTGAAGACAATTTTCAAACCAGTAATATTAAGCCTAACTCCTTAAATTATCAAATTAAAAAACAGCAAGAACAGTTGTATAATAATATAAGAAGTGAAAATTATAGAATATATTATAAACAAAGATATTATAATAATGCTGTGTTACCCTCACATAATAAATAA